The Clostridiaceae bacterium nucleotide sequence AGTGGATTCAATTTAGGATTTTGGTGTTTAAAAGAATATGCTCTTGTAGGTAGTTCTATTATTATTGATGAAATCCAAGCATATGATACTTTTACTTTAGGCCTAATTACAGAATTAATAAAAAAGATTAAAATACTTCAGGGTCGTGTCATGATAATGAGTGCTACAATGCCTAATTTCTTACTAGAACATTTTAGTAAATTACTAAGTATAGAATCACCAATTATTGCAACAGAATTTATGTATAGAAAACATAATAAATGGAAATTTATAGATGGTCAACTATGGGATATTGTTGATGAAATAAAAAACTATATTGATAAATGTAAAAAAGTTGCAGTAATAGTAAATACTATTGAAACTGCAAAAAAGCTGTACAATGAAATGTCTAATGATTATAATGTACTCTGCTTACATTCTGAATTCACTATGAAAGATAGGATAGAAAAAGAAAACTTATTGGAGAAAAATAATAATTATGATCTAGTAATATCAACTCAGGTGATAGAGGTATCTTTAGATATTAATTTTAACATAATATTTTCCGAGTGCGCTCCTATTGATAGCCTAGTACAAAGAGCTGGCAGGTGTAATAGACGAGGTGAATATGATGATTCAGAATTTATTGTCTTTGATTATTCTGATATATCTGAAAAGTATATATATAAATCAGATATTCTTAAAAAGACTAAAGAGGTAGTTAGAAAAAATCAGAGATATTTGTCAGAGTATGAAATTATGGAAATGGTAAATGAAGTATATTCTGATTTTAACATGTATGATGATGCTTTTAATGAAGCGGTAAAAATTTATAATAGAATCGCTAATGAAGAAATAATACTTGATTTACAATATGATGAAGAAAAACTAAAAACAAGATTAATTAATAATACTAAAGTATCTATTATTCCATATGAATTCAAAGATAAAGTAGAGGGATTATATAATAATAATCAATATGCACAGATAGCATTATATGAAGTACCTGTTAATATTGGTAGGTTCAAAAAATATATTATAAAGAATTACTGTGAAAATATCTATAATCTGCCTATTTATACAATTAAATATAACGATGAAATTGGAATTATTTATAATGATGAAACAATAGAATTTATCTAGAGGTATGCCTATGGAAGTTAATGGAACTTTGATGTGGTACTACTCAATTTGCAAAAGAGAAGTATGGTTAATAAGCAGAAATATTACTCCTGACGAAAGAGATACAAATATCGATATTGGAAGATTTATTAGTGAAACAACTTATGGAAGGAATAAGAAAGAAATAGAATTTGGGAATGTAAAGTTTGATGTATTATTACAAGCAAAAAACGAACTGGTAATTGGTGAGACAAAAAAAAGTTCCAAGTTTCAGGAGGCTTCTGCTATGCAGCTTTTATATTACCTCAGGATATTGAAAAAAGCAGGTATTAATGCTAGGGGCGTTTTACTTTATCCAGAGGAGAAAAAAAGAGTTGAAGTAGAATTAACAGAAGAAAAAATACAGATGCTTGATAAGATGGAAAGAGAAATTGCTTCGATTATTAAGTGTGATACATCTCCTCCGGTAATTAAAAACAGATACTGCAAAACCTGCGGATATAGAGAATATTGCTATGCTTAAGGAGGTTAAGCATTGAAAAGAGAATTATATGTTTTTAATAATGGAGATATCAGAAGAAAGGACAATACAATTCTCTTCGAAACAGAAAATGAGAAAAAATATGTTCCTGTGGAAGAAATTAATAATATATGGATTTTTGGAGAAGTAACCATTAATAAATCATTGCTTGATTTTCTATCACAAAAAGAAATATGCTTGCATTTTTTTAATTATTACGGATACTATAGTGGAAGTTACTATCCAAGAGAACATCTAAATTCAGGATTTGTAATACTTAAGCAAGCAGAACACTATCTTGACTTGAGTAAAAGGATGGTTATCGCAAAGGAAATTACAATGACTGCAGCCAAGAATATAATAGTAATATTAAAATATTATAATTCAAGAGGAGTAGAATTGGAGGAGAAAATTGAAAGCATAACAAGGAAACTTAAAAAAATGGAAGAAATTAATACTATTGAACAACTTATGGCTCTCGAGGGAAATATTCGAGATGAATATTATGAATGCTTTAACTATATTTTAAAAAATAATGACTTTAAATTTACTGTCAGAAGCAAAAGATCTCCACTTGATAATATTAACTC carries:
- the cas3 gene encoding CRISPR-associated helicase Cas3'; the encoded protein is MYYAKPEEGYKGSYEYHIKKCMNIFYDEFYRKRDIFLKIMHYLGYDIDAFERNVNFAVSMHDLGKLSCIFQEQMKKTIKKEKNIKYFRHELLSFIYMILATQKYLKNSNKEFPYHYYSVLSHHKKLDINLNEFYREMNKIKEWPRLTDEEFRYGLSLAIKFSKQKYDLINKLGNYIPTKADVIKFFEYYLKESSLVRLKVDRSKIRLLYTLCKGILQYCDWIASSDKMPLHQLMSQNELIDKIKQKVESEGHQYSERKFHKDCAMAVNNIIAIAPTGSGKTEASLLWAVKYNNCKIIFLMPTTVTSNSIYKRLAKSYFGDEYCGLTHSNSELYFAINDEIKTQNSPKMRFELLQHRAFIAPVMVSTVDQLLTSGFNLGFWCLKEYALVGSSIIIDEIQAYDTFTLGLITELIKKIKILQGRVMIMSATMPNFLLEHFSKLLSIESPIIATEFMYRKHNKWKFIDGQLWDIVDEIKNYIDKCKKVAVIVNTIETAKKLYNEMSNDYNVLCLHSEFTMKDRIEKENLLEKNNNYDLVISTQVIEVSLDINFNIIFSECAPIDSLVQRAGRCNRRGEYDDSEFIVFDYSDISEKYIYKSDILKKTKEVVRKNQRYLSEYEIMEMVNEVYSDFNMYDDAFNEAVKIYNRIANEEIILDLQYDEEKLKTRLINNTKVSIIPYEFKDKVEGLYNNNQYAQIALYEVPVNIGRFKKYIIKNYCENIYNLPIYTIKYNDEIGIIYNDETIEFI
- the cas1b gene encoding type I-B CRISPR-associated endonuclease Cas1, yielding MKRELYVFNNGDIRRKDNTILFETENEKKYVPVEEINNIWIFGEVTINKSLLDFLSQKEICLHFFNYYGYYSGSYYPREHLNSGFVILKQAEHYLDLSKRMVIAKEITMTAAKNIIVILKYYNSRGVELEEKIESITRKLKKMEEINTIEQLMALEGNIRDEYYECFNYILKNNDFKFTVRSKRSPLDNINSLISFGNSLLYTTILGEIYQTQLDPRIGYLHSTNERRFTLNLDIAEIFKPIIVDRTIFTLINRGVITHKDFEKSFNGILITENGRKKFIQEYTNKLDAVIKHPHLNVNVSYKRLIRLELYKIQKHITENSEYKGFVAGW
- the cas4 gene encoding CRISPR-associated protein Cas4, producing MPMEVNGTLMWYYSICKREVWLISRNITPDERDTNIDIGRFISETTYGRNKKEIEFGNVKFDVLLQAKNELVIGETKKSSKFQEASAMQLLYYLRILKKAGINARGVLLYPEEKKRVEVELTEEKIQMLDKMEREIASIIKCDTSPPVIKNRYCKTCGYREYCYA